The window ATCTGCTCCATCTGACATTGGAAGTTTCTCCACAAAATCCATAGAGATGTGTCTCCAAGTGCTGTTAGGTATCTGTAATGGTTGTAGTAATCCAGGTGAACTAACATGCTCATTTTTATACCTCTGACATACCTCACATTGTTGTATCCAATTAACCACATCCAGTTTCATCTTTGGCCAATAAAAAATCATCTGAATGCGCTGCAGACAGGCTGTCTGGCCTGAATGTCCCCCTAGAGCTGAATTATGTAATGACTCTATTACTCTTGTCCTAATATCTCCACCCTTTCCCAGATATATCCTGTTCTTTTTCTTTAACATGCCTTGAACTAACTGATATTCTGAAGTTTCATCTGGCATCAATATCAACTTTGCCATTAATTGCTGGCACTCCTCATCTCCCTCATAACTTTCCCCCACCTGCTGTACCCACAATGGTTGCAACTCTGAAATAGCTGCTACATTAATCTCAACAGGCTGATCTTCAACTATTCTGGAGAGTGCATCAGCTGCAACATTCTCACATCCTTTTTTATACTGAATTTCATAATCCATTCCTAACATCTTGGATAGCCACTTGTACTGTAGTGATGTGTGTAAGGGCTGCTCCAACAAGTACTTTAATGACTGATGATCAGTCTTTATAATGAAGTGTTGCCCTACTAGATAATGTCTCCATTTAGTAACAGCAAGAACTAGTGCCAATAATTCTTTTTCATAGACTGAAcatcctttattttttttattgaaagccTTGCTCAAATAGGAAATAGGTCTGCCTTGCTGCATAAGTACAGCCCCCATACCAGTAGAGCAAGCATCTGTTTCTACAACAAatggaatctcaaaatttggcATTGCCAAAACTGGAGCCTCACACAGTTTCTTCTTCAACAATTGAAAAGCTTCAGTAGCCTGTTGTCCCCATTTGAAACCATCTTTTTTCAACAGATCAGTTAATGGTTTAGTCAGCATTCCATATCCCTTTATGAATCTTCTGTAATAACCAGATAAACCTAAAAATCCCCTCAAAGTCTTAACTGAATCAGGAATAGGCCATTTCACCATACTTTCAATCTTTGCAGGATCCATACTAACTCCTCTTCCTGAAATTAAATGCCCCAGATACTCtactgaatctactgcaaagctACACTTAGACATCTTGGCATATAACTGGTTTGCTTGTAATAACTCTAAAACAGTGGCTAAATGTTGTTCATGCATTTCCAGTGAAGAGCTATAAACCAGTATATCATCAAAGAACACAAGCACAAACTTTcttaaaaattgtttaaaaacCTGATTCATAAGCCCTTGAAAAGTTGCAGGAGCATTAGTCAGCCCAAAGGGCATAACTACAAACTCAAAATGGCCATGATGAGTCTGAAAGGCAGTTTTGTAGGTGTCTGTTGGCTTCACCAAGATTTGATGATATCCTGCTCTTAAATCTAATTTTGAAAACAGCTTGGCTCCATGCAATTCATCCAATAACTCATCAATATTTGGAATAGGAAATTTATCCTTTATTGTGAGTTTATTGAGGTGCCTATAATCCACACAAAATCTCCATGTATCATCTTTTTTTCTCACCAAAATCACAGGTGAAGCAAAAGGGCTGTTACTTGGCTTTATGGTTCCACTTTCTAACATTTGTTGCACCTGTGATTCAATCTCTGTCTTCTGTGAATGAGGATATCTATAGGGTTTCATCTTGAAAGGTACAGAGCCTTGTTGTAGTGGAATTTCATGGTCCACACTCCTATTAGGAGGCAATCCTACTGGCACTTCAAACACCTTTGAAAACTGCTGCAGTATGTCATTAATCTTCCCTGGATACACCTGTATTTCTTCTGCAACACACACATTTTCCTTTAATGCTTGCTGTGCCAACTTTTTATTCATTACTTGTAACTCTTTGCCTCTAACCAACTGTATGGTGGCTGACTCCACTCTTCCATTTAATAACATCTGATTTCCATCCTCAGAATCTGCATTCAACTTCAAATATAGCTTCTTAAAATCAAACATGATAGGACTAAATTGCTCCAGCCAATCCACTCCAATGATCATATCCCACCCTGCAATATCTATCATTCTCAAATCAAATTCAAAGTCATACTGCTGAATTCTCCATTTCACCTTGGGAATATAAAATGAACTGATTACAGTCCTTCCATCTGCCAGTTTGACTGTGACAGAATTGCAGGCTTGTTTCTGTAACCCCAATTTTGCTGCAACCTTACTATCAATGAAACTTAATGTACTTCCAGTATCAGTTAACATCTGTACTTTATATCCCTGAATAATTCCCTCCAGTGTAATTGTCTTCCTTGCCATTTTTTCTGACAAGGCATTTAGAGATACTTCTGTTACAGTACCCTCTAGGCCCTCTTCTAAAACTTCCTCTAATTCATCTTTCTCTCCTTCCTCCAACAGCATAAATGTATACTGCTGATTCTTGCATTGATGACCCTGACTAAACTTCTCACCACACTTATAACACAAGTGATTATTTCTTCTATATTGAAATTCTTCAGGAGAGATCTTCTTGAAGTTTTCTTTAAAACTTCCCTCCTTTTTCTCTTCTGTCATCTTTGCTTCTCCTTTCTTCTCACTGGCATTCCATTTAACATTGATATTACTAACAGTTTTCTTAACCTCATGCTTCCTGATCATTACCTCAATAGTCTGTTCTTGATATTGTGCCACTTCTATAGCATCTAACAAATTTCTTGGTTTCATCAATCTGACCATAGGCTTTAATTCTGCTTTCAAGCCAGATATAAAACTagatatgaaatatttttcatctaactgTGGATTTCTACAAATAAGCACAGACTTAAGTTCCTCAAATTTCTCCACATATTCTAAAACAGACCCCAATTGAACCAACTTATTAAATTCTTCTTGCTCATCCAGACCCCCTTTCTTGCCAAACCTCTTAGTAATTGCCTCACAGAATTCTGACCAAGAAATGTTTTCTTTACCCAACTTAAAGCTTTGAAACCATATATCAGCTTTACCATCCATAAACATTTCTACATAATCAAGCTTGTGAAGGTCACTTACCAAATTAActgtaaagaacttgttgcaCTTCCTTATCCAATTTCTTGGATCTTCCCCTTGAAATGAAGATAGCTCAATTCTTGGCTGCTGCAAGTTGTTCTTGCCCCCTTTGTCTTTATGCCCTCTCTCATATGCTCCTGATCTGTCATTTTCTTTACGGAATGGTTCCCCCTCTGGACTTGGTAGTAATGGTGTTCTATCCACCAAGATTTCACCATCCCTAGAGACCATTCTCTCCAACCCTTTATTCTTCAAGAACCCAGTCATGTGATTTCTAATTCGATCATCCATTTTTTCGGTGTACGACTCAATCTTAGCATCACATTTTGTGACCAGAGAGACCAACTGATCAATCCTCTCTATAAGCTTGTTTTCCAATGAATTACTGCTTGTCTCAATCAATCGATGACAGGAGTTATTGATCTCATTAAGCCTGCTATCCAACTCCTTCCATTGATCTTCAGAGGCGCGAGAACGAGTGCTCGACGCCATGGATGTGTGAGAAACGTCTCGCTCCTGATACCACTTGTAACGATAAAAGTATATTGATTAACAGAATGAACTACAAGAATGGGGGAAGAGTAGAATCTGTTTCACAGTTGAGAACAGAATGAAAAACATGAACCAAAAGTTGAGCTCTACTTGCTATGCTCTCTGTATTAATAGCTAATCTCCAACTAACTAACAACATTTCCCGCTCCTGACATCGAACTATTTGTGTTTTCTACAATCTTCATTTGCATAGACGTCGATGGCTTTAAAAATAGGGTAatgtataaaatcaaataattcgaaaaatatataacatgtttgAATGCATTACTAGTTGGGCTCAAATACACGACATTAAAGATTTGGGAAGGCCAGATCAATCCCTTAGAAATCGACCCGATCCAGAAGCACATAGGTTCAAACAAAACCTAGATGGCCCGCAACAGCTGTATTCCTTTcattctctctctcacacacactacacacacaaAATTAAATTGAAACCCAAAATCCCCAAACGCCCTTTTCCATCCCACTCTCCGTGTCCcaaacactctctctctctctctcgctctctctctctctatacaACCTCTCTATCTCCCATCATCAATGGCGTCTCGCGAAGACAACGTCTACATGGCGAAACTCGCCGAACAAGCCGAGCGATACGAAGAGATGGTCGAGTTCATGGAGAAGGTCGTCGCCGCCTCCGACTCCGGCGAGGAACTCACCGTTGAGGAGCGCAACCTCCTCTCCGTTGCCTACAAAAACGTCATCGGCGCTCGCCGTGCCTCCTGGCGCATCATCTCCTCCATCGAGCAGAAAGAGGAGAGTCGCGGCAACGATGCACACGTGGCAACGATCCGTGAGTACAGATCCAAGATCGAGAGCGAGCTCTCCTCGATCTGCGATGGCATTTTGAAGCTTCTCGACTCCAAACTCATCGGTGCTGCCTCTAACGGTGATTCCAAGGTCTTCTATTTGAAGATGAAAGGTGATTATTATAGGTATCTTGCTGAGTTTAAGATCGCTTCCGAGAGGAAAGAAGCTGCTGAGAATACTCTTAACGCCTACAAAGCTGCTCAGGTTCGACAATTTCGCTTTAAGAATACAGATCATATtaagtaaattatttatttgtatggtgtatatatgaattttgtgataGTGTTTAGTTATGATTCCACTAAGTATGTTTAGATTTTGCTTCTAGGTAGCTATAATATATTCTTCTGCTACTTTATGGAAATTTTGCTCAGCATTTATTTGTTGCAGTCTAAATAGTTGAGGAGTATATAGTTATTGTTATGGTAAATTGATAATTGTATAGCTATTTATGCTACTATACTTGTAATCTTTGTTCTTTTATTGTTGATTTATttgtagtgtgtgtgtgtgtgtgaagaaTGTCAATGCCGCATATATTCTCTTTGTTATAGATTCTCTATTTTCTGTTGGATGTATAATAGAATTTGTAATAGTCGTtgatatataaagttttaatgcTGATACGTATCTATAGAAGATCTAACCTGATAGTGTTTTTAATATTGGTCTAGGTTATGCTTTCAATTGGCTAGTTATATCTATTGTTATGGCTAATTTTGTGGCAATTGTGTTAAACATATATGTTTTGTGGTCTATAGGGTATAACATTTTTTGTTATGGAAAATTATTGtgtattttgtatgttttattGTACTTGCAAGCTTTTGTcacatttattatttaatctcTGCTTTTGGTATATTAGATTAGCATTTATAAGTATGTTGCaacagttttatatatataaccttGCTGATGTGATAATCCTGTGTTTGTAGGATATCGCAAATGCGGAGTTAGCTCCAACTCATCCAATCCGTCTAGGGTTGGCACTCAACTTCTCTGTGTTTTACTATGAGATTCTGAGCTCTCCAGACCGTGCCTGTAATCTTGCAAAACAGGTAATGATAGCCTACAATATCTATCTACTTTCTTTTCAAGTCTCTATTTTTTTATGGATACTTCTAGCATAATTGCTTGTATGGAAATAATTACTAagattaatatttgtaattgattatataaggtAGGCCATGATTATTGTATACATTTGCATCTGTCTATAGTTGACAATCACATGATTTACATGGTTTGAATGTGAACTTGATTTGGATATACAATAGTGCTGTTGTGTAGTTCTACCTTCTACATGGTCATCTTTTTGGTAAAGAAAAACTGTTAAAGGTCCTTGTGGATAATCATCCCTGaatgattttatgtttgttgtCACTGTGGAAAGGCTTTTGATGAAGCAATTGCGGAGTTAGACACTCTAGGAGAGGAGTCCTATAAGGACAGCACATTGATAATGCAGCTTCTCCGTGATAACCTCACTCTATGGACTTCAGATATGCAGGTATAATTTGTGTTGCTCTTCATTGGCATTTGTTTATTATGCTGTTGTTCTTATTgatcaaaattttcttcttgGTTACGTCCCACAGGATGATGGCACAGAGGAGATCAAAGATGCACCCAAGCCTGAGAATGAGTAGTGAAGTTTCTTTCAGGATTGGTCATGCCTATGCTTTGTAATAGTTCCTTTATAAATTGGAAGTGTTGCTTGTGTATTTCTGTTGAGTATCAACTCTAGCATTAGGATGTCTTGAATTCTGGTCATTTAGCAGTGCTATGACTATTTGATACCTCCCTTTATTTAGTTGATTGTCAAACTTGCCATTTGAACACATCAGATATTCAGATGTATGAAGTGGGCGATTAGTTTTGAAGCGGTCTCAACTGGCTAATTAAACTCAAAAAATGTGCCGTCAGGGCATATGGTCATCCATTTAAATTAATGGGCGGTTTGACAGAGAAAATATAAACCATTTTTTCCCACACAGCAGCAGTCTTGCAAGAATAATTTGTTGATGTGAAGATTTGTATCTAATAGCCGGGTGAATGATGAAGCAGATTCTTTTTGAAACCTGAATCTAAGGACCAAGTCATTTGAACTTGAGATATGTGATGCCCCATGAAGGTGACCACTCTTACTCGTTAAGAGCTGTGACTTTGTAAATTAAGGTGCGCACAAAGACCTTTATGCAAAGGAATAATAAATATAGTGATTACTGTTGTGGTGGAAATAAAAGTAATAACAATAAGTTTTACTTAACGTATGCCGTATAGACGCCAAGTTAAAACGTTAAACCAAACTTAAAAATTACATAGTTGACTACAGAGTGTGCATTTGTGAGTTCATGTGGTCTAACTATGCTGTTTCTTCTTTTGTGTTTCTCCATGGGCTCTTAAGCCTTATCGTATGTGCTTCTCCCTTGGCTTTTAATGTTTGTGATTGTGCTATCCTGTTATTAGACTGCTCCACCCAAGCTTGATGATTCTTCGTCTAATTGAATTAAGATGATTGTAGCAAGTTTTGCAATTTGCATGTGTTCCTACAAGTTTAAACTGTCTTCATAACATCTCTAGTAACTTTTCAGCTAAATTCTCAGTGCTAAAATTATGCTCGACTTCAAAATGTCCCTGGTGGCTGGTACTGTAATAGCGGCCACTTCCACTTGTACTGTGAGCCAGTCTCATCTCGCTACTTGACAGTATCTTCTCCATGGGTAATGTTGCTGTCCTTTCATCAGCTATTTTCATTATGACCTTGACCAAATCTAAAGGATGAAAAGATACAACAGTTCATTTGAAGATTACATTAAAGCCATGGCCGGTGGTGGTCCTGTGCCACCTTCTCTTTTAATACCTTTCTATACTTTATGTTCTGGATGTAGGACTGCTTAGATATAGTGCATATCTgaacaataataaacaaataaccTATGGAAGTGAGTACATATTGAACaccaatttcaaattaattacaCAATCGCCGTGATAATTTAACTTTCTTAAAAGTTAAGACTCAAGTAAGAACAATTCTGAACAATTTCTTccattttttgttcttttttcttCTGCCAGATTTTGAATGTCAATGAATTCAAATCAAGTAAGAAAATATTTGGGGTCCCCTGTAAAAGATAACTTAGATCACATGAAACTTCAGACTTTCAGTTAGAAATACTAAGCAGTAGCAATGACTGACCAGAAAGAATATGTAGATTCAAAATTAGTACAAATGCTTATCAACTAAGAGATGGCCTCCAATCTTCCTATGCACAGTGAATataaagataaagaagtgccaaaaACCTCATAAACGTTTCCTTCTAAAGATTAGGCAAATCTTGTGACTAATCTTGTAACTGTTGACATAAATCGTTTCTTCCGAACCTGGCATATGCTGCCCTGTATTTGGCAAGCCAGATTGTAATTTACAGAGTGTGACATTATATGATGACTGTAGTTTCAAAGAAGGGACTACTGATTATCAGAGGTAGTGCTGGAGGTCGGGGTGGTTGGTTCCTTTTTCGAATGACTTGAATGAGCATGAGAATGAGATTGATGGTGGTGGTGATGAGCATGGGAAAAACTTTTTCTTGACAGAAGAGAACCAAAGCTCTTTAACAATGCTGGTTTCTTCTTTTTATGGGCTTGTCTATCACTTTCTAAATCCTCAGGGTGCGTCCCTTCAGTACTATGGTGTGAGTGTGAATGATCTAGGCTGTGCGTTAAAGCATCTAGAGGATCAACATCTACTGAGTTCACATTTCCTACATCCGTAATGCTACTACTTCGCTGATGGTGGCGATGATGTTGCCTTGGGGATGCTATTATTGGCGTATGAGACTCTGATTTAAAAGACATTGATCTATAAGACTCTGATCTTGGCGTTTCACTGGAGGGGTCAAATATGGAGCCCTTGAGtgcttcagcttttgcagggtCCTCATCTATCAgcatttcatcatcttcatcttcgaATTTGGTATGTAACTTTATATCATGAAGATCAAAACTAAATCCTTTCTTGATTGCTGCATCTAAACTAAAACGTTTTTTGATTGTCGTGTCTTCTTTGCTATAATCTTCCTTATGATCCTCAAACACGGACTCTGGTGACATGAAAGCTGTACTAGCTTCCTCCCTATCCTCGGTCCTAAGTTCTGAATTAGCTTGAGAAAGCAGTTTCTTTAGCTCCTTCATTTTTTCATTGGCTGCAGCTTCACTTATCCTTAGTCTTTCAATCTCTCGAGTGAGATAATCAAGGGCTTCATCCTTCTCTGCTAGAGAGCCCTCAAGTGCAGAAATCTCTTCTTTAGCAATTTTTGCAGCTTCTTTAGCAACATTGGCTTCATTAAGGGACCGTTTGACTATTTCCCTCAATTTGTGATTTTCTTCTCTTGCTTTTCTGCTCGTATTTTCAGATGCCTTCAGGGAGTCTGTCAATTTAGCATTTTCTTGATCTGTAAGAGCTTTTTCCTCTTCAACTTGTCTTATGACGCCAACAAATCCCATTTCTTTACCGCTCCATGCAAGCTGTGCATCCTCTGCTTCCAGCCTTAGTCTATCTGCAGTGTTCTTGTGTAGCTCAAGTTCTTCTTTGGCTTCATCCAAAAGCTTCCGGTACTTCTCTTCAGTGCTCCTCGCCTTGACTTTCATTTGTTCTGCCTCCTCCTTCATGTGCTCTAGTTCCAATTCAGCAGTGAtaagcttttcctttgcttgattAGCCTCTGTTGCGACCTCTCTCAATGCTAAAGCTAGATCGTTCATGGCCTTCATGTTATGCTCTTCTCCCTCAAGGGCAACCTTTAGCTCCTTCCTAAGTGCATCGATCTCCTGTTGTGAACTAACTGTCTTTGAAGAGGCAGATTTCTCAGCCAGTTCATTCTTAGGATTTTTCTCTCTGCTACTTACTGATGATGAACTTTGAAGCTTCTGCAACTGCTCACGAAGAGAAGCAATTAGAAGCTTAGATTCTCCGAGTTCAGTTTTTGCTGCCTCGAGTTCTTTGGTCTGGGACACTCCTGATTCCAACACTCTCTTCTCTGATTGTTTCTCTTTTTCCAACTCACTCTCGAGTTCCTTATTCCTCATCTTACTTTCTGTATATAAATCCATAGCACGGAGCTCAAATATTTTGGCATTACGAAGTTCCTCATCCAATCTACTTATTGTTGAATCTCTGTCAGCTAATTGTTTTTCCAACTGCTTTGCCTGGTCAAGCTCATGTTTCATAGACTCGAAACTCTTCTCTTTTGCAGCCAACTCCTTTTGAGAATTGGACAGCAACTCTTTCACGGTTGTAAGCTCAGCAAATACTTTACTAGCCCTCCGAGGTGACAATGCTTCACTTGATTTCGTATTGACCTCGTGAGCCACCATTTTTTCTCGGAGTTGATCAAGGGCTTGATCTCTTTCTTCTTCTGCATCCAATTGATTCTTTGTCCTTTGCATAATTAAAACTCCAACAGGCTGATTATAGATCCAGAACCAAAGACAATAACAAAAACATGATACAACATTATTCATCAATGAATAATATCAAAAGATAACAATTTCAgactaataaatatatttgattatttaataCCTCTATGGCTTTTGAGGAAGATAATGCCAGAAAGAATTGAAGAATGGTGCTTTGCTCGAAAATCTAAAGCCCCTGATCCAAAAAAACACAGCAACTCACATAGtcttgattccaaattcaaggAGGAGGAGGATGATCACAATAGCAATGCGATAAACGTCTTGCTCAGTGCACGAGGCTCCTGCATGAGTGTGGCACAACAacaatcaatatataaataCGTAAAGAGATGATTTTCCAGCTTAGAAATGGAgatggattaaaaaaaaaaattggtaagAAAAGAGGGAGAGGAAATATAGTACCTTGATATGGGGGCTAACAATGTGGGAATGAGATTGTAGTTGAGTGTTGAATATCTCTTCCTCTATCTTTAGATATGACCAGAAAATGTAGGACAAATATTACAACAGCATACAACAACAAAATCCAGGAATTGAGAGGGAGGGGTTTGTTTAAAGATTTATTGGTTATGACAACTCCGAGGTTGGGGGGTGTTTCCTTCTTTACCTATAGTCCTATACTCATGTATCTTAAtctattcttttatctataaattttaaatttcaagttAATTTTAGAACTCCGTGTTACAGTTGTATCAATCTTTTAATCTATATTTAGAATAAACTCTaacattgttctattttagcacaagATACAAAACACCAGTGatgatttttagttttgttCTATAATATAGCTCTAGAACGAGATATAACACACCATTGgacttattttaagtaatattgTGTGCTCTATTTTATTCTACATTTGTTGTTCTGCTTGAAAACGAAATTACTACAGCTTTCAGAgttaattttgattatttttcctAGTTTGGATTGTAACTAGTACACCATTATTCAGATTACCTGATATAGATGATTAACAGTAAATGACAATTAGAAGTCTACCAGGAATTGTGATATAGTTTGATTTATCTTGGAATTGTTTAATCAGATTACCTAATTCTAAGAAGAATCAAAATGAAAACTGAGCCTACCAGGCTTTTCCCGAAATGAAAATAAGACCATTAAGTATTTTACTCTGCTTTTAACATCATCTTGACCTCCGGCGATCCCCAATTCAGTTTAAGATTTGAGAGTTTGGTGTGAAGGATCTGTCACCTTGAACGGTATAGCTATCGGATTTCCAGAAGCATTAACCCGAAATGTGAAGACTAATATATATTCACATCACCCCGGGTTCATGTATACTCATCGACGATAATTCAGAGGAACATGTATATTGTCTAATCCTTTGGATTGATAAAATATCCACGTTAAAATCGTCTTAAAAGACTTTAGGAGTCGAGCACGATTAGATAGCTTAATTGGCCAGATATTTAATTGTAAGGCTACAAGCCATGTTAGTCCAAAAAAAAGACTTTAGGAGTCGCTTTCACTAATTATGTTAGCCCCGGAGAACTGAACGACCAGTGAGTTATAATCTATTGTAATGTACACAGAGAAGGACCAGTTAGTTGCAGCcgtctaagagcatctccaagagtctCCTTGTtggtttttaaatataatataaaaaatgtgaccCTTAGCAATTTagaacaaagttaagagtgtaaactccaacaatactctctacatctcttctatatttcatattttattcatatattgggctccactacaacaaaagagagtgaaagatggaggtgaattggagggaaagatttttttattgtaaaaaaataagttaggagccatgtggactcttaactttgaggagagaggagagagaaacaagaggctcttaagatttaagagccacttaagagtctctcggagtaacatttttcctctccctcctcaaatctcctcaaatctcaagttagtagcctaaatgaagagcctcttggagtGGAAATCTGGATCTGATTGCAAACTTGTTTGAATTGAAACTTATGTTAAAGCATAGTGATCCTCGTACATTAACTTCCTCCTCCACTCTCATTCTCATTTTTGTGCATTCTCATTTTCTCCCCGCTGAGATTTCACCTTATATATCTtactatataaattaattactgTATGAATTAGCATAGCTATTCTAACTCTACAGACTCGTCAGCAACATGCTATTTCAAAAATGTGACCATAGAACTATAGAAGGCAGCAATGGATATGAAACATTCCACAATGAAGACAAGAATTTATCATAGCTTGTCACGAAAGAAATAAATCCTGGCATTCCACGACTTGTCAAGTTATGAACCACAAACCACAATCAAAACTTCAAAAGGGTAATACATATCATacgagttgcaagagattttaCAGATAAGAATTATCAAAACAGCAATAACTTAACCTCTACATTCTCTAACAAGCATGTGAACATACTCCCAGTCGAAAAAACTCCTTGATCTACTTTATAAACAATTCAAACGGATGCAAGAACTCTCAAACACAGCACAGCAAGTGCGATtcaaaaaacacatcaaaaaggAAAAGACCAAAGAATGAGTATATGGaaattcaaacaagtaactAGTACTAACAAATTCAAACCAGCAGTTAATATAAAAGATTGTTATGTAAAAACATACAATACAGGGTTCCCACAAACAAGCCACCGAATAGGGACCAGAGAAAACATATCCTAGAAATAAAATCATCAGCAGAGCTACATCTTAAGTTCTTAACTAAAGGTATAACCAAGGAGGTATTACCACCACGCTACCCATATCTACCAACTTAAAACAGAACACAAACACCACCACCCCATGCCCCCAAATCATCCGGCAGAGCACCTTAAGCACGCTCCCCGCGGATCCTCCTAGCTAGCTGGATGTCCTTTGGCATGATTGTCACCCTCTTAGCATGGATGGCACACAAGTTGGTATCTTCGAAAAGACCCACAAGGTATGCCTCCGCAGCTTCCTGTAAAGCTAGCACTGCATGGCTCTGGAAACGAAGATCAGTCTGCACCAAATTAACAGAGTCAGAATCAGCATCACCCAAGCATCAGTAAACACATCATATCAAATTATCAACAATAGCTTACCTTAAAGTCCTGAGCAATCTCACGCACAAGCCTCTGGAAAGGCAATTTCCTGATCAACAGCTCAGTGCTCTTCTGGTACTTGCGAATTTCACTGGAAAATCAataaaacaattattaaaaaaattgcacCAACAGGAATTTTGACATAATATAGAACAAgactaaataaacaaatatataccgCAGAGCAACAGTTCCAGGGCGGTATCTGTGGGGCTTCTTCACTCCACCAGTGGTTGGTGCAGACTTCCTAGCTGCCTGTAATAACCAACACATATCATCATAGAAGCTCGATATCAAACATACAGCAAAATCACACTATACAAA of the Daucus carota subsp. sativus chromosome 4, DH1 v3.0, whole genome shotgun sequence genome contains:
- the LOC108219316 gene encoding histone H3.3 — encoded protein: MARTKQTARKSTGGKAPRKQLATKAARKSAPTTGGVKKPHRYRPGTVALREIRKYQKSTELLIRKLPFQRLVREIAQDFKTDLRFQSHAVLALQEAAEAYLVGLFEDTNLCAIHAKRVTIMPKDIQLARRIRGERA
- the LOC108217998 gene encoding protein WEAK CHLOROPLAST MOVEMENT UNDER BLUE LIGHT 1 — encoded protein: MQRTKNQLDAEEERDQALDQLREKMVAHEVNTKSSEALSPRRASKVFAELTTVKELLSNSQKELAAKEKSFESMKHELDQAKQLEKQLADRDSTISRLDEELRNAKIFELRAMDLYTESKMRNKELESELEKEKQSEKRVLESGVSQTKELEAAKTELGESKLLIASLREQLQKLQSSSSVSSREKNPKNELAEKSASSKTVSSQQEIDALRKELKVALEGEEHNMKAMNDLALALREVATEANQAKEKLITAELELEHMKEEAEQMKVKARSTEEKYRKLLDEAKEELELHKNTADRLRLEAEDAQLAWSGKEMGFVGVIRQVEEEKALTDQENAKLTDSLKASENTSRKAREENHKLREIVKRSLNEANVAKEAAKIAKEEISALEGSLAEKDEALDYLTREIERLRISEAAANEKMKELKKLLSQANSELRTEDREEASTAFMSPESVFEDHKEDYSKEDTTIKKRFSLDAAIKKGFSFDLHDIKLHTKFEDEDDEMLIDEDPAKAEALKGSIFDPSSETPRSESYRSMSFKSESHTPIIASPRQHHRHHQRSSSITDVGNVNSVDVDPLDALTHSLDHSHSHHSTEGTHPEDLESDRQAHKKKKPALLKSFGSLLSRKSFSHAHHHHHQSHSHAHSSHSKKEPTTPTSSTTSDNQ
- the LOC108219070 gene encoding 14-3-3-like protein, with protein sequence MASREDNVYMAKLAEQAERYEEMVEFMEKVVAASDSGEELTVEERNLLSVAYKNVIGARRASWRIISSIEQKEESRGNDAHVATIREYRSKIESELSSICDGILKLLDSKLIGAASNGDSKVFYLKMKGDYYRYLAEFKIASERKEAAENTLNAYKAAQDIANAELAPTHPIRLGLALNFSVFYYEILSSPDRACNLAKQAFDEAIAELDTLGEESYKDSTLIMQLLRDNLTLWTSDMQDDGTEEIKDAPKPENE